One Brassica napus cultivar Da-Ae chromosome C4, Da-Ae, whole genome shotgun sequence genomic region harbors:
- the LOC106392873 gene encoding uncharacterized protein LOC106392873 → MCRRAITVWMQEQFFNSKEAINKLKQRLDVAMSDPKGDDKLINDLNLGLMVAYKAEEEFWRQRSRIMWLSLGDKNSGYFHAIAKGRRARDRMTVIKDAEGIAYYEEEQIAGQIKEYFSGIYSSDFTTTGLASTVEIVGSAISPSIAPDTNESICFIPTAAEIKNALFLIHPDKAPGPDGFSASFFHSNWSTTGPALISEVQAVVRTGSLPPVTNVTYVRLIPKITGAKLSAFVPERAISDNVLITHEILHTLKTSEAEIHCSMAVKTNMSKAYDRLEWHFIETVLNRFGFAVPFVNLIMQYTDERSCSALLDILHQYRMSSGQLINAAKSSISFSAKTPQAIRQRVKQHLGIEQEGGVGKYLRLPGHFGRRKKDLFTNIVDRIRQQAVSWASKHLSSAGKLVMLKAVLTPIPSYAMTCFELPVSLCNRIQYVLTRFWWDASPDKKKMCGVAWEVITTPKAAGGSGYVTFKLLTLPYLRNRRGGLYLNRTAYSLKSFAPNTAAKCRFFKWNHRKQPLTGGEEF, encoded by the exons ATGTGCAGACGTGCTATCACTGTCTGGATGCAAGAGCAATTCTTCAATAGTAAGGAGGCAATTAACAAACTCAAACAGAGACTGGACGTTGCGATGTCTGACCCCAAGGGTGACGATAAGCTGATAAACGATCTCAATCTCGGTCTCATGGTGGCGTATAAAGCAGAAGAGGAATTCTGGCGACAAAGGAGCAGAATCATGTGGTTATCCTTAGGGGATAAGAACTCAGGGTATTTTCACGCGATCGCCAAGGGACGTCGAGCTCGAGACAGAATGACAGTTATCAAGGATGCAGAGGGTATAGCGTACTATGAAGAGGAACAGATTGCGGGACAGATAAAGGAATATTTTTCGGGCATCTACTCCTCGGACTTCACGACCACCGGCTTAGCATCTACTGTCGAGATAGTAGGATCAGCCATCTCACCCTCTATCGCACCTGATACGAACGAAAGTATTTGTTTCATCCCTACAGCTGCAGAAATAAAAAATGCTCTCTTTCTCATCCATCCGGACAAGGCGCCAGGGCCGGATGGCTTCTCTGCAAGCTTCTTCCATTCTAATTGGAGCACTACTGGACCAGCTTTGATCTCAGAAGTACAGGCAGTCGTCCGGACAGGAAGCTTACCACCGGTTACCAACGTCACGTACGTTCGTCTCATTCCGAAGATAACAGGAGCGAAGCTG TCAGCCTTTGTGCCTGAAAGAGCCATCTCGGACAACGTTCTCATCACACATGAGATTCTCCACACACTTAAGACGTCGGAAGCGGAAATTCATTGCTCGATGGCCGTCAAGACAAACATGAGTAAGGCCTATGATAGGCTAGAATGGCACTTCATTGAGACAGTCCTGAACCGGTTCGGATTTGCAGTACCGTTCGTCAACCTGATCATGCAAT aCACTGATGAGAGGAGCTGCTCTGCCTTGTTAGACATCTTGCATCAGTATAGAATGTCGTCTGGTCAACTGATAAATGCGGCCAAGTCCTCTATATCCTTCTCGGCTAAGACCCCGCAGGCAATACGGCAACGTGTTAAACAACACCTCGGGATTGAGCAGGAAGGAGGAGTAGGGAAGTACTTACGACTACCAGGACATTTCGGACGACGCAAGAAAGACCTCTTTACAAACATCGTAGATCGCATCAGACAACAGGCGGTTAGTTGGGCCTCAAAGCACCTCTCAAGCGCAGGAAAACTTGTCATGCTGAAGGCCGTACTCACACCGATCCCATCCTATGCGATGACATGTTTCGAGTTACCAGTGAGCTTATGTAACCGGATACAATATGTGCTCACGAGGTTCTGGTGGGATGCTTCGCCAGACAAGAAGAAAATGTGTGGGGTGGCATGGGAAGTAATCACAACACCAAAAGCGGCAGGGGGCTCGGGGTACGTGACATTCAAGCTTTTAACACTGCCCTACTTGCGAAATAGGCGTGGCGGATTGTATCTAAACCGGACTGCCTACTCTCTAAAATCCTTCGCGCCAAATACTGCAGCAAAGTGTCGTTTCTTCAAGTGGAACCACCGAAAACAGCCTCTCACGGGTGGCGAGGAATTCTAA